CCGCGCCACTTCGCCAGCGCCACGCGCGCATTCGTCCACCATGATCAAATTCATCCTCCGCATACTCGTCGTCGCCATCGTCAGCTTCTTCGTGGCGTACTTCATGGTGGACCGGAGCCTGAACTATTTCTTCAGGCCGCAGATCGAGAGCGTCGCCCTGCGCGCGGTGCGCGGCGAACTGCATGCCCTGCACAAGGAACTGGATGCCATCGCGCCGGCGGACCGGGCGCGCATCCTCCACGCGGAGATCGCGCCGCTGTATGGCGCCGACATCCACTTGCTGCCCCAGGAACAGGTCAGGCTGGGCGACAAGGAGCGGGACCAGCTCACCCGCCTGGGCGTGGTCTTTCGCGAAGACAACGGCATCTACCTCTTCCCCCTGCCCGGCGAGCCGGCGCAATGGCTGCAGGTACGCCAGCCCGGCGACAGTCCGGCCGACAGGCTGCTGGCGTGGAGCGCCTGGCTGCTCCTGAGCCTGATCGTGGCCACCGCCCTGTTCCTGCTGTGGGCCTTGCCGATCTGGCGCGACCTGAACGTGCTGCGCAACGCCACGCAGCTGATGGGCCAGGGAGACCTGGGCACCCGCGTGCGCCTGTCGCGTGTGGCCGGCATCCGGCACGTGGGCGAGAGCTTCAATCAGATGGCCGAGCGCATCGCCGCGCTGATCGAGAACCAGCGCAGCCTGACCAACGCCGTCTCGCATGAACTGCGCACGCCGCTGGCCCGGCTGGCCTTCGAAGTCGACCTGCTGCGGCAGGACCGCAGCGGCGCGCGCCGCGAGCATATCCTGCAGGACATGCAGGCGGACATCGACGAGCTGGAAAGCATGGTGGCGGAACTGCTGGTCTACGCGCGTCTGGAACGGCCGACGGACGACATGATGCCGCAGGAAACCATCGACGCGCGCGACTGGCTCGGCGACACGCTGGCGCAAGTCGACCACCTGGCGCAAGCGCGCGCCGTGCGTTGCGTAGTGCACGGCGATTGCCCGCCGCAGGTCCGCCTGCACCGCCGCTACATGAGCCGGGCGCTGCTCAACCTGGTGCAGAACGCGGTACGCTATGCCAGCCGCCTGGTGCATGTATCCCTGGCCGCTCGCGCGGACGGCGCCTACGAACTGATCGTCGACGATGACGGCCCGGGCATACCGGCCAGGGACCGCGACAAGATCTTCGAACCCTTCATCCGTCTGGACGAGAGCCGCGACCGCGGCACCGGCGGCGCCGGCCTCGGGCTGGCCATTGTCCAGCGCGTGGCGGCCGCGCATCATGGCGACATCAGCGTGCATGGCAGCCCGCTGGGCGGCGCGCGCTTCATCCTGCGCTGGCCTGCGCCCGAGGCGCGGCGCGCCGAATCGCAGCACGCCGCCTGACATGCGCTGTCCCATCCGAAGACCTGGCCGCTCACCGCAGCCAACGGATCCTGGCCGACTCACGAGGCCGGCCGTTCCGCCTTGGCGGCGGGCTCCATGATGTCGCGCGCGCCGCGCGCCGAGAACGGCTGCCACAACTGGCGCAGGAATCCGTCATGGATCCGCCCGCTGATGCCGATATCCACCGGTGGACGACGGTCGCGCGGATGATAGTAGGTGCCGAACAGCCTATCCCACAGCACCACGTTTTCACCGTAGTTGCGATTGCCCTCGGGCAGGCGCTTGGAGTGATGCCAGCGATGCAGCGGCGGCGTGCTGAAGATCCGATCCAGGAAGCCCGTGCGCACGTCGATGTTGCAATGAGTGAGCAGGCCGATGAAGGCGGTGGCCGCGCTGACCCACAGGAACACGCGCAAGGGCGCGCCCAGCAGCAACAAGGGCGTCTGACTGCATGCGATCTTCATCAGCGTGTCCACGATATGAAAGCGCCCGGTGTTGATCACCCATAGGCGGCGCACGCTGTGATGCAGCGCATGGAAGCGCCATAGCGGCCGCCATTCATGCGCGGCGCGATGCGCCACATACAGGCCCAGCTCCGCCACCACCAGCCCCAGGACCACCTGCAGGGCCATGGGCCATTGCGCGGGCCACGGTCCGGCCTGCGACGCGGCGGGTTGCAATGCGATCGCGGAGGCGGCGCCGGCCAGCGTGGCGAGATAGGCCCCTAGCTGCGCCACGCCCTTGGTGAACAAGGTATGAGCCAGATCTTCGCGCATCTCTCCGTCGTTGGCTTGCCAGGCCCGCTCATAGGGCAGGATGCGCTCGCAGGCCAGGATCAACAGGACCACGCCCAGATAGACCAGATTGAACCAGAACATCGGCGACGCCGTCGCCAGCGCGGCGCTGGTGCCGGCCAGTCCGGCGCAGAGGATGGCGGGCCACGCGAGCACCCGCAGCGCCTCGCGCGCGAGTGAACGGCAACGCGCGAGGCGCAAGGCCACGACGCGAAACTTCATATCGGACTCCGGGAGAGTTCGGCCGCGACATCGGCGTCGCCAGGCTCGGGAAAATCAAGGCGAAAGCAGGCGCCGCCGTCCGGCCCGGACGCCACGGAAACTTCGCCTCCGTGGCGGCGGATGATGCGGGCCACCAGGTTCAGGCCCAGGCCGGCACCCGTGCTGTGCGGCGACTCCTTGACGAAGGGTTTGAAGATGTCTTCCCGCCAGCCTGGCGGCACGCCGTCGCCCTGGTCGCAGACCTCGACCGCGCGAACGCCATGAACGCGCAAGGTGATGACGCCGCGACGGCCGCCGTGCTGGATGGCGTTCTGCACCAGGTTCGACACGGCCCGCTCCAGCGCGGGCCGATCCCCGGCCACCGTCACCGGCCCTGCCCCCGACTCGAATGCGATCTGGTACCCGGCGCCAACGGCCAGCGGCGCCAGCTCCGCCGTGACGCCGCGCACCAGCTCGACCAGGTCCAGCGGCAGCAGCGGCGCGCTGTCGCGCTCCAGCCGCTGCGCGTCGAGCAATTGTCCCGCCAGCAAGGACAGGCGCGCCGCGTCCTCCAGCAGGCGGGCGCGCTCCGGCCCGGCCGGCAAGGCCTCCAGGCGCATGTTCAGGATGGCGATCGGCGTGCGCAGCTCATGCGCGGCATCGGCCAGGAAGCGCTGGTGGCGCGCATAGCCTTCGTCCAGCCTGGCCAGCGCGCCGTTGACCGCCCGCACCAGCGCGGCGGCTTCTTCCGGCACGTCGCCCAGGGGCAGTCTCGTTTCGCGACGATCGATGTCGATGCGACCGGCCTGCTCGGCCGCCGCGCGCAATCCGCCCAGCGTGCGCCGCACCACCAGATGGGTGGCCAGCAGCGTCGCCGCGAGCGTCATCAACGCGATCGGCAACACCATCTTCCACAGGACCAGGCCCGCCCCGATCAGCGCATTGCGCGCCGTGATCGAACTGGCTGGCCCCGTCAGCACGGCCACGCGCCCCGCCCCGGTCTCGACCTTGCGCATCCGCGCCGTGCCGCGCGGCGGATCGCCCAGGTTCCAGCCCAGCCGCGCCTGGCCCACGCCGTCCAGCGCGCCGCCAACGGCGGCGAATTCCGGCGGCACGGGCCCATCGCGCAGCTCCCTGCCCTGGCCGTCCCGCAACACGGCCCATAGATCGGGCTGCTCGGCGCGCAGGCCGCGCAGGCGTGGCGTGTCGCGCAGCACCAGCGCGCCGGACGCATCGCGCGCCACGGCCTCCTGCAGGATCTCCACCGTGTTCTCCTGCGACGAGAATTCGACCAGATTGCCGGTGACGAACAACAGCGCCACGACCAGGATCTGTATGCCCACCTGCGCCAGCACCAATCGCCAGACCAGCCGCCGTCCCAGCGAGGCGCGGCGTCCGGCCGGCGGATCGGAAAGGCCGTCCGCCGTCATGATGCGACAGCCTGGGACGGCAGGGCCCGCAGCAGATAACCCACGCCGCGGATGCCGCAGATCTCCACGCCCGCCGACGCCTGTTCCAGCTTGCGCCGCAGGCGCGACACATGCGTGTCCAGCGCGTTGGACTGGATATCATCATCCAGGCTGAACACCGCGCTCTCGAGCGCGGCGCGCACCACGGTGCGGCCGGCCCGCCGGACCAGGGTTTCCAGCACCAGCAATTCGCGGCGCGGCAGTTCCAGCCGCTGGCCCGCGACGCTGGCCTCGCTGTGTGTCAGGTCGAACGCCAGTCCCCCCAGCCGGACCACGTCGGGCTGCATCAGCACGGGACGACGCAGCACGGCGCGCAGGCGTGCCAGCAGTTCATCGAACGCGAAGGGCTTGACCAGATAATCGTCCGCGCCCGCGTTCAGGCCGCCGACCTTGTCGGCCAGCTCGCCCACCGCCGTCATGACGATGACCGGCACGCCCTCTTGCCGGGCGCGCAGCCGGACCAGCAGCTCCAGCCCGTCGCCATCCGGCAGCCGCCGGTCCAGCAGCACCGCGTCGTGCTGGCCGCTGTCGGCGAGGCTGCGCGCCGCGGCCAGCGTGCCGGCGTGATCCAGCGCGATGCCATGGTGGCGCAATGCGGCCGTCAGCGCGTCGACCATGCCCGCCTCGTCCTCGACCAGAAGAATCCGCACGTGCAGTCTCCCTATCCCTAGTACCGGATCACGGGCGGCAACGCGCGGCGGCCGCGAAACAGCGCCTCGCAATCCACCGGCCGTCCCCAATGGATGCGGCCGTCCCGGCACGGATCATATGCCGGCTCGGCGCCGTAGAGTATGACCGGCCCCTGACCGCGCCGCATCAGCTCCTCGCAGTTCACGGGACGTCCCCAGTTGATGCTGCCATCGCGGCAGGGGTCGTAGTGCGGCGCGGGCACCACCACGGCCGGCGGCGGCATCACGATCACCGGCGGGCCGCCGTAGACCCAATCCTGGGCCGGCGCGGCGGCCGGCGCCAGGCAGGCGCAGGCGACAAGCAGCAAGGCCAGGCGCGACGGCCTGGAAGCAACGGTATGGGCGAATTCCTGGAGCATGGCTTTTCCCGAAACGCGGGGCGCATCCCCGCCACGGCCGCCAGTATCGAAGGGGTCGATTGCGTGAACATTGCGCGCGAACCGCCCCCGCGCGCCCTTGCGCCAGCGCCCGCAGGCTGCAAGATTCATCCCATACAATCGAGCGGCTCCGCCACGTTCGCATCGCGCCCTTCCATGCACGACGCGACGTTCCTCCGTCCCCACACCTGTATAGATAGCCTGCATCCGATGAAAGCGCTATTGCTTTGCCTGACCCTCGCCGCCGCCAGCGGCGCCGCCCTCGCCCAATCCGCGCCTGCCGTGTCCCAGAAGGAAATGCAGGACACGATCGAACAGCTCAAGAAACTGCAGAACCCCGCGCCCGGCGCCAGCGCCGTCAAAGGCTGGGTGTGCCGCGACATGGAGGATGGCGGCACGCGCCTGTACATCGTGGACCGGACCGGCATCGCCCGCATGAACAAGGTCCCCAGCACGGAAGCCGCGCTGCTGGACACGACCACGCCGCTCGAACAGCTGCAGGCCTGCAAGCGGCCGGACTGACGCCGCCAGGCAGCCAACCCGGCGCGGGCGGCGCAACGCCATCATCCCGCGCCGGACGGCGGCTTCGCCCGCGGCGACGATGTCCATCGCCAGGCATTGGCGCCGGGCGAGCCTCGGGAGTAATCTGGCGTGGCATTCACGACATGCCGGAGACCATCATGTCCCGCAGCCCTCTTATCGAAGCCGGCACATCCCAGACGGGCAATCTGCTGCAGTTCCTGGCCTGGCTGTCCGAGCGCCCCCGCAGCTACGCCGACACCATGGAAGCCTGGAAAACCAGTTGCCCCCGGCTGTCCGCCTGGGAAGACGCGACGTCCAACGGCCTGGTCGACACCGCCCACGGTCCCGCCAGCGCCGGATCCATCATCGTGCTGACAGACAAAGGCCGGGCGCTGCTCGACGCCTATAAAGGCGCGTAGCACGCGGCATCGGCCGCGTGCGGTTACATCCCGTGCCACGGCAAGCAAGAATCCTTACAGTCGACCCGCAAATCTCCACTATTCCGCGCGCCGCGACGCCGCACAATTTCGTTTCGATCAACCAGGATTCACACTGATCAAATGAAATGGCTATTGGTCGCGGCGCTTTGCGCGCTCGCATCGGGCTGTGGCCTGGCCGCCGCGCCCTGCCGCGTTGCATCGGCCGCCATCAAGATTGTTCCCGTCGTCGGCCACACCGTCGCAACGCCGACGGACGCCTGCGCCGACATCATCGACTGACGGCTCCGCTCGTGCCACCGATGGATCGGCAGCGCCATTGGGTGGCACCAGGATCAGTCTGAGAATTGACATGCGGCACATGCCGGCGTCGACCCGCGCGACATGCACGCCGCCATCATCATTCCTGCCCCGACGCGCTCGCTCACATCACCAAGAACAAGCCTGCAGCGCGGCGAATGCGTGTCCGCCACGCCGAATCGATACGCGAACGCGCCTATCGTTTTCCCTCATCCATCAGTCGCCCCCCAGCACGGCGCGACGCCATCGTTACAGAAGCGGATCAACATGTAATTCCCCTGTTCGGTGAATGACAGAAGCACGGGACTAGAGTGCGTTGACCAGGCTGCCGCGAAGAGGGGACGGCATGCACTGGGCAGCTGCCGGTGGCGTCATGCCGCCGGCGGTTTCGTCCCCTGCCGCGCGCGAATGGCGATCTACCCGATAGCGATCAAAACCAAACAAGGGGAGCCACTCCATGAAGAAACACCTGTTCGCGGCCAGTGTGACCACTGCGCTTGCAGTCACCTCTGCAAGCGTTGCCGCCGAATCATCCGTAACGCTGTATGGCGTCATCGACACGGGCCTCGGCTACGCCAAGGTAAGCGGCGACTACCGCGATCCGAAGACAGGCGCGGTCAATCGCCTGGACAACAGCCATGTCGGCATGACCAACGGAACCACCGCAGGATCCCGCTGGGGCCTGCGCGGCAAGGAAGACCTGGGAGGCGGGCTGTATGCAACATTCAAGTTGGAATCGGGCTTCAACTCGGCCAATGGCACGCCGGGACAGAACAACCGGCTGTTTGGCCGCGACGCCGTGGCCGGCCTGACCAGCGCTGACTTGGGAAAACTCGAGTTCGGCCGCCAATTCAACATCGGCACTCAGTACATGCTGAGCCTATTCGGCGCGAACTTCGGCAACGGTTTCACGCAGTGGAACACCGGCGCGGGCCTGGGCCTGAGCGGAGCGGCTTTTGGCCGCTACGACAACATGGTGCTCTATGAAACACCGTCCATGGGCGGGCTGACCGCAGCGATCAGCTACTCGAGCAACATCGACGACAAGCGGGACGGCGAAACCGGATTCGCGACAGCGGACAATACCCGCGCCGTCACGGCCGGGCTGCGCTACCTGAATGGACCGCTCGCCGCGTTCCTTTCCTATGACCAGCTGAACGGCTCCAACAAGCTGTCACAGCCGAGCGAGCGCAACGCCACCCCTCGCTCGTACCTGATCGGCGCCTCATACGACTTTGAGGTCGTGAAACTCCTGCTCGCGTATGGCCGTACCACGGATGGCTGGTTTGGCGGCAGTTCATTGCCCGCCGGCGCCGCGATCGGCAAATTCAGCGGCATACCAACCAACGCCTTCGTCGACGGCTTCAAGTCCAACTCGTACCTGGCAGGCATTTCAGCGCCGGTCGGCGCGGCCGGCAGCATGTTCGCGTCCTGGCAGCGCGCCGACGCGAACAATTCGCGCCTGACCTCCGATGACGCCACCACCAACACGTTCTCGCTCGGCTATACCTACAGCCTGTCCAAGCGAACCGCCATCTACGGACTGGCGTCCTATACCAACAACTATGCGTTCCTGAGGGACGCGAAGTACACGGACGTCAGCGTGGGCTTGCGGCACGCGTTCTGACGAGCGTCGGCGCGGCACGCCAGGATGCGAGCCTGAAGGCGTGACGCGCCGCTCCTGCCGATAGCCGGCCTCCAACCGCACGCCGCCTGCAATGAGACAGGTCGAGACAGACCCACGGCGTGCCAGCGGCAATCGGTCTATTTGACGGACATCCCTCCTCCGCGAAGGGACGGGAATCGTCGCAGCGCATGCCCGCGCAAGCAGGCATGCGCTTTTTTTCATTGCGCGCCTGTTGCGCTCATCCGCAACGACGATGGCAGATTTGTCTTTTACACAAAAGCTTCCATGCTATTTCTTGGCACAGCGCCACATCACATGGACGGACGAGTCTAAAAGAGCGCATGCTGTGGACTTGATCCCCGGCCGGTACAGCCGGGGATTTCTTTTTCCCGTCGCAATCGTCCGAACGCATCGCACCCAAAAACCGAGCCACCGCTCGCGCCGTCCTTGTCCGCAACGTCGCATGCATCGGCAGTATCATGGCCTCCCACGACAGGCGCCAGCCTGTATGCCACAGCACAGACGCCCATCTCCAGGACCCGACGCGATGACCATCATGACGTTGCTCGAATTCGCCGGCATGGATCGGCAGGCCTACGACAGACTGGGCGCAAGCCTGCAGGCGCAAGGCGCGCCCGCAGGCATCCTCTTCCATTCCTGCGGCGCGGTTCCGAATGGCTGGCGCATCGTCGACGCCTGGCGGTCGCAGGAGGACTTCGATCACTTCGTTGATGAAACCCTGTTGCCCGCGGCCCGAAGCCTGGGCATCCCCGCGCCGGCCCGGCGCGAGCACTTTCATGCCTACCATGCGGGCATGGTGGCCCCAGGGGCCTGCTGAGCGCGAATACCCGGCATCCGCATGTGGCCGTTCCCCACGGCATGACAAAAAGAAGTCAGTTTTCTTGAACAACTCGCAAGACCGACGATCAATTGTTCACGAAACTTCAAATTTCTCGTCGACGCGATTGATAGAGTGACCGGACTGTTGAACAAATTGGTTCGGCAGCGACGCTTGCATGGACAAGGCCTCCATAGCGGAGAGAGGCTGCCATATCTGCGCCCGCATCCCGGAAGCCCGCCACGGATTCTCGATTCATCCAAGGGCGGATTGCCGTTGCGTTGCACTCATCTTTCAGTCGACAACATGAAAACCAACAATCAGAAAACAAGCAGGAAGCAATCCAGCAGGAACGGGATCTTGTCAGGCATCACTTGCCTGATGCTATTCAATGCCGCGGGCCCGGCCACCGCAAGCTCCGGTGGTACGCAAGGCGGCATCAGCGTGCACTATGGCGTCGGGGATCGATACCAGCGCTACACGTTGAACTATGAAACGCCCTCGGTCTGGACCACGCGATTCGGCGGACGCTGGGGCCGCCTGGACCTGACGCCGGAGATCGGCGTTTCGTACTGGACCGCAGACCGCCCGCGCTCGCCCGGCCAGGCCTGGCAGTTCAGCGCGATCCCGATGTTCCGATGGTGGACCAGCGAACGCTTCTACATAGAGGCCGGCGTGGGCGCCACGGTGCTCACGCGCACACGATTCTCGAATCGGAACATCGGCTCGGCGTTTCAGTTTGGCGACCACATCGGCGTGGGCTTTCTGCTGACGCCCAACAGCCGTGTTGGCGTGCGCTATTCGCATTTCTCCAACGCGGGCATCAAGCGACCGAATCCGGGACTCGATACGGTGCAACTGACATACACGCATCAATTCTGATGCATGGCCCGCATCACCGACCAGGAGTTGCGGGCGCCGCCCTCGCGGCTTGCCGGCAAGCGCCGGCTTGATCGTCAACGGGCAATGGACTACTCTATTGCGATGATAACGATTAGATCTTCCCGCCCCGGCGAGGGCGCCCGCGTCGTCGAAATCTGGCGCCGCGCGGTTGACGCCACCCATGATTTTCTTTCCCCTGAAGACCGCCAGGCCATCGACGAGATGGTGTGCGGCTTCCTGCCCCAGGCGCCGCTGCTGCTTGCCGTGGACGCGCATGACTATCCGCAGGCATTCATGCTCATCGACAACGGCCACATGCAGGCGCTGTTCGTCGACCCGGCCTGCCGCGGCACCGGCATCGGCGCCGCGCTGGTGCGCCACGGCCTTGCGCTGCATCCCCGGATGACGACCGACGTCAATGAGCAGAACGGCCAGGCCGTGGGTTTCTATGAAAGGATGGGGTTCAAGCGCATCGGCCGGTCGGCGCTTGATGATCAGGGCAGGCCTTATCCGTTGATTCATCTGGCGTATCAGGCTTAATGTGGCGTCACCCCACCCACCCCGGCTTGCCGGGCTACCGAAGTAGACGCCATGACCGACAAAGAAAAGATCCGCGCGGACGCTCGCGCCGAGCAGGTTGCACTGTGACAGCCCCAGCAACCACAGAGGAATGACTTGGGCACCTTCGAAAAATTCGCCATCCGCCGCGCCTGCCGGCCTTCAATGACAGCCCCCGGCTCATGCTCATGCCTCGCAGTGCGCGGGGCATCGGCAGACGCTGTCGCCTGATCCCGCCCCATCAACCCCTGGAGACTTTCCCCATGCTCGCCGCCCTCATACGAGTCCAGGAAGAACTGATCGACATTGCCAACTTTGGCCACGCGTAAGCAAGTAACCCAAAAAACCAGCAAGCACATCGACACAGCTTCTTGGGGCGAACCTCTCGAACGTCTACATCGCTTCACTATCGTCCAATTGCAGGGTGCAAGGCACGAGCCAGCGACTTCCGAATACGCCACCCTTTGTACGTAGGCGCCCAGTGAACCGCAGCGACTCGAAGCAAATGAAGTTCGCCTTCTATTGCCTTGATAGCCTGATGAAGATGCACTTGATCATTCGCATCATGCTTCGCCACGATTGTCGCAGCCGAGCTCCGACGCTGAAGGATTCGACTCAATTGGTCCGCGATTGAAATTGCGTGTGCCAGAGTATCCCCATTAGGAAATGCATAGAACGGCGCTTCTTGCAGCTGTACTAAAAGAAAGTGAGGCTGATCGTGGATGTCATTGACGTACTCATCAGTCCGCCCTTCCTTGATGTGCGCGATCAAGCGATCCGCAATCAACGCGAAGCTAGCAACGGTCCGATACAGCCCATCGTCAACTTCGTCTTCCCTCGACGCAACTTGACCATGAATTTGGAGCCACAACAAGACCGTTGTGATTCCAAAAGTCCCCACCGCGATCAACCCCTGCATCCAACTGGCAAGTTGGTTCTCATTCGAACGCATTGAGTCCGCCGCAAGCTCAAGGATCAGGGTTGCATAACGGGCCACACACAGGAGTACCGATCCAACGATTAAGAAAAGCACCGCCCTCTGAATCCATTGCCTGACGCGCCGAGGTTGGCGAACAAAAACCTCATCGCCAGTTGGACAACGATCAAAATCTCCAGCATTACGTTTCACGGCAGGTTCTCCCCATTAACATGGGTGAGATGATATTGAACAAGCCCGCGCGCCGCAGCTAATTCGACATCTATCTGGCCTTCACGGCGCCTAACGCGCAAATCCCCATGACCTACATCGAAACCCTCGCCAAGGGCCTGGGCCAGCTCGCGTTCGCGTGGCTGTTGCTGGCTCCCCTTGGCGACTACATCGCACGCCGCCACGCGGCAGCAGATACCAGGAGACCTACGTGAACAGCGTCAGCACAAGCGCTGCCCCAGCGCGACTCCGCCCCCTGCGACTCGTTTCGACCGGCGCGTGCAAGCTGAGCAACTTCATCGCGCCGAAGGGACACGCAGGCGACGGAAGCTGGAGCACGAACGCAGATATCCCGCTGAGGGCATGGCCCGCCAGCTTGGTGCTCGTTGGCTCTTTCCTGTTCGGCCCAGAAATATTGGGATGGCTGCTGCGGCTACAAATCTAACAATGCCGACCGTGACGCTGCCCCCACCTTAAGCAGCCACTGCGCCAGCCTCCACTTCGGCGCCGCCATTTAGCGAATTGGCCAGCGTCGCTCTGTATCTCCGCATCGCCTTCACATGGGTTTCGATGTTCGATACGGCGATGTGATACCAAAGATCCTGGGACTCCTGAAATCGCTGTCTCTGTGCGTCATCCGTCAGGTCAAATTGGCGCCGAATTTGCTCGAATTGGTTGTCAACATGCGGCCCGGCATGAAATCTCCCAACAGCGTCTCCGAAGAAGACGAATTGATCACGAAAGCGCAATAGAGCCTCGACCGCAGGTGCCGACTCCAGTTCAAAAACAGGCGCAGCACTCAACGCAGCGCTCATGCTTTCAACGATTGAGGCGTGGTAGACAAGCCACAGACCCGCCCGCCCCTCTTCGGTTGGTTGAATCACCGAGCAGATTTCATCCGTACGCCCACAGGCCGCGTCAACTACCGCCAGTACCGACGCGCGCTTGCTCTTGAGCGCGACGGTGGCAGATTCACGAGCAGCCCGCAATGCAGCCGCCGCCTGTCGCCGGCCTTCGAAATAGGCCGCAATGATTGCGACAACGGTACCCACGGCCTGAGCCCACGACGCCCATGTTGCACCGTTGACTTTGGGCCAGCTAGGCCATCCCTGAAACGCAACGCCAACACCGATGGCCACGCCGGCGATCGCCACCGCCTCCGGCAGCCATGAACAACCATTTTTCATGAAGCTCCTCTCGCTGATCAGGATCTGGCGCATCGTATCCTAACCCTCCTCGGAGTGTCAGCCACGGCAGCAATGGGCGGCCGACTCCCCTATTCCCTTCGGGGTCCCCTAAGAGCGCATTTCGCGTTTTCGGCATGACCGAGCCTCTTGCCAAGAAAGCCGCAGAGAAGGCGTGGAAGAAGCACCGCAACCAGATGACGCCCGAAGTTCGGGCCTGCGTCCGGCCGTCCGACTTGGTGGACTGGATGGCCACCAAAACGGACTACTACCTGGCCACTTCCAAACTGGTCCAGTTGTCCGGAACGTTCGATGCCCCGCAGTTCGCCAACGACTACATCAGGCTGGCCCGCAAGACCGAGCACACGTCCCGCCTACGCGTCATGGTCCGTGGCGAAACCGTGAACAAGAACGGCGCCCCCCGCGTATCAGCACGGCCACCAAAAAACCCATTCTCGGCTGGATCAAGTACTGATCTGACCCAAACCCGAAATTCGATTTTTCAACCTCTCAACGAAAAACAGGCGTGGCTAAGAACAGCATCGACGTATACGGCGCCAGCGGCAAATCCAATGTACTGATGTTCGCACCCGAGGATCTGCACCTGATCA
The Achromobacter sp. AONIH1 DNA segment above includes these coding regions:
- a CDS encoding ATP-binding protein: MIKFILRILVVAIVSFFVAYFMVDRSLNYFFRPQIESVALRAVRGELHALHKELDAIAPADRARILHAEIAPLYGADIHLLPQEQVRLGDKERDQLTRLGVVFREDNGIYLFPLPGEPAQWLQVRQPGDSPADRLLAWSAWLLLSLIVATALFLLWALPIWRDLNVLRNATQLMGQGDLGTRVRLSRVAGIRHVGESFNQMAERIAALIENQRSLTNAVSHELRTPLARLAFEVDLLRQDRSGARREHILQDMQADIDELESMVAELLVYARLERPTDDMMPQETIDARDWLGDTLAQVDHLAQARAVRCVVHGDCPPQVRLHRRYMSRALLNLVQNAVRYASRLVHVSLAARADGAYELIVDDDGPGIPARDRDKIFEPFIRLDESRDRGTGGAGLGLAIVQRVAAAHHGDISVHGSPLGGARFILRWPAPEARRAESQHAA
- a CDS encoding sterol desaturase family protein; this encodes MKFRVVALRLARCRSLAREALRVLAWPAILCAGLAGTSAALATASPMFWFNLVYLGVVLLILACERILPYERAWQANDGEMREDLAHTLFTKGVAQLGAYLATLAGAASAIALQPAASQAGPWPAQWPMALQVVLGLVVAELGLYVAHRAAHEWRPLWRFHALHHSVRRLWVINTGRFHIVDTLMKIACSQTPLLLLGAPLRVFLWVSAATAFIGLLTHCNIDVRTGFLDRIFSTPPLHRWHHSKRLPEGNRNYGENVVLWDRLFGTYYHPRDRRPPVDIGISGRIHDGFLRQLWQPFSARGARDIMEPAAKAERPAS
- a CDS encoding HAMP domain-containing sensor histidine kinase, with amino-acid sequence MTADGLSDPPAGRRASLGRRLVWRLVLAQVGIQILVVALLFVTGNLVEFSSQENTVEILQEAVARDASGALVLRDTPRLRGLRAEQPDLWAVLRDGQGRELRDGPVPPEFAAVGGALDGVGQARLGWNLGDPPRGTARMRKVETGAGRVAVLTGPASSITARNALIGAGLVLWKMVLPIALMTLAATLLATHLVVRRTLGGLRAAAEQAGRIDIDRRETRLPLGDVPEEAAALVRAVNGALARLDEGYARHQRFLADAAHELRTPIAILNMRLEALPAGPERARLLEDAARLSLLAGQLLDAQRLERDSAPLLPLDLVELVRGVTAELAPLAVGAGYQIAFESGAGPVTVAGDRPALERAVSNLVQNAIQHGGRRGVITLRVHGVRAVEVCDQGDGVPPGWREDIFKPFVKESPHSTGAGLGLNLVARIIRRHGGEVSVASGPDGGACFRLDFPEPGDADVAAELSRSPI
- a CDS encoding response regulator transcription factor, with the translated sequence MRILLVEDEAGMVDALTAALRHHGIALDHAGTLAAARSLADSGQHDAVLLDRRLPDGDGLELLVRLRARQEGVPVIVMTAVGELADKVGGLNAGADDYLVKPFAFDELLARLRAVLRRPVLMQPDVVRLGGLAFDLTHSEASVAGQRLELPRRELLVLETLVRRAGRTVVRAALESAVFSLDDDIQSNALDTHVSRLRRKLEQASAGVEICGIRGVGYLLRALPSQAVAS
- a CDS encoding DUF6726 family protein, translated to MKWLLVAALCALASGCGLAAAPCRVASAAIKIVPVVGHTVATPTDACADIID
- a CDS encoding porin, producing the protein MKKHLFAASVTTALAVTSASVAAESSVTLYGVIDTGLGYAKVSGDYRDPKTGAVNRLDNSHVGMTNGTTAGSRWGLRGKEDLGGGLYATFKLESGFNSANGTPGQNNRLFGRDAVAGLTSADLGKLEFGRQFNIGTQYMLSLFGANFGNGFTQWNTGAGLGLSGAAFGRYDNMVLYETPSMGGLTAAISYSSNIDDKRDGETGFATADNTRAVTAGLRYLNGPLAAFLSYDQLNGSNKLSQPSERNATPRSYLIGASYDFEVVKLLLAYGRTTDGWFGGSSLPAGAAIGKFSGIPTNAFVDGFKSNSYLAGISAPVGAAGSMFASWQRADANNSRLTSDDATTNTFSLGYTYSLSKRTAIYGLASYTNNYAFLRDAKYTDVSVGLRHAF
- a CDS encoding acyloxyacyl hydrolase, producing the protein MLFNAAGPATASSGGTQGGISVHYGVGDRYQRYTLNYETPSVWTTRFGGRWGRLDLTPEIGVSYWTADRPRSPGQAWQFSAIPMFRWWTSERFYIEAGVGATVLTRTRFSNRNIGSAFQFGDHIGVGFLLTPNSRVGVRYSHFSNAGIKRPNPGLDTVQLTYTHQF
- a CDS encoding acetyltransferase, with the translated sequence MITIRSSRPGEGARVVEIWRRAVDATHDFLSPEDRQAIDEMVCGFLPQAPLLLAVDAHDYPQAFMLIDNGHMQALFVDPACRGTGIGAALVRHGLALHPRMTTDVNEQNGQAVGFYERMGFKRIGRSALDDQGRPYPLIHLAYQA